Genomic segment of Deltaproteobacteria bacterium:
TATTGTGATTACTTCGGTGGATCGGGACGATTTGCCCGACGGCGGGGCTGAAATTTTTGCTCAAACCATCGAAAAAGTGCGAGAAAAAGATCCTAACTTAATTTTAGAAGTGTTGATTCCTGATTTCAAAGGTCGTGAAGAATCGCTGCAGCGCGTATTTGAAGCAGGGCCTAACATCCTCAATCATAATTTGGAAACAGTTTCGCGTCTGCAAAAGACGGTGCGACCCCAGGCGAATTATGAGCGGTCTCTCTTTGTACTCCAAAAGGCCAAAGCGTTTGGTTTGATTAATAAATCAGGCATCATGCTGGGCTTGGGTGAAAGTTGGGAGGAGATTTTAGAAACTTTGAAAGATCTTCGTGAACAGACTCAGTGCGATATTTTAACTGTGGGTCAATATCTGCCTCCGACCCAAAAGCATCTGCCTATCGATAAATATTATACGCCAGAGCAGTTTGAAGAAATTGGGCAATATGCCAAAAAATTGGGTTTTCCACATGTGGCTTCAGGTCCTTTTGTAAGGTCTTCTTATTTTGCGGAGCAGCAGTTTGATCAAGAGTTGTTTCAAAAATCCCCTTTCCCCTTGCGGGAGAGGCTTAGGGAGAGGGGTTAACCGTGAACAGAGTACACAAATTATTCAGCAAATGCGCCAGAATGCAGAGCCACAAATTCTGTTTCCATTCTTTCAATCCTGCCAAAAATAATCCCAGTAAAAAATAGAAGTGGAAATACAGAAAATTGCCATGGCAGAGGGCGAAGAAAAAGGTAGCCAGGAGTATCCCTTTCTGGCCGAGATCCTTTTTCCACAAAGGTTGCAGAAAACCTCGAAAGAGCATCTCCTCACAAATAGCGGGAGTGAAGGTTAAAATAATCGTCTTGGCAATGGTTTCGCTTGTACTCTGCATTTGCATTAATTTTTCAAAATGTTGTTCCAGGGCTTGTGGCATAGGGTAGAAATTTTCCTGTATGCTCATCAAAATGTTGATGAGCCAAATCGCAAAAAAAGTGAGTAATAAAGTAAGTAAAACATCCTTAATGTTTGGAGTTTTGAATTGTTTTTCAGCAAGGTGTTGCCTTCCCCAATAAGCGGGAAGGGCCAAACAGCCCAGCTGAGCCAGGCTGATTCCCCATAATCCGAAAGGTTTTTGAAGGAGAGAGGCGAAGAGAAAATAGAGTCCCAAAGGCACCACGAAGTAGATTAAATTTTTAGGAAAATGGAGCAGCATCTTAAAATTTCTTTACAAGGCTTGTGAGTCTGTGTTTTTCACTCTTATTACAATTACTTAATCGATATCCCCTCTCCCTTGAGGGGAGAGGGTTAGGGAGAGGGTGGCTCCAAATGGATTTACACCCTCCCTCCAACTCCCTCCCCTCAAGGGAGGGAGGATTTATGTGTGCACTATGTCCAAACCACTCAAACTCGGTCTTCCCAAGGGTTCTCTCCAAGAATCCACCTTTCGTCTATTTAAAAAAGCAGGTTGGTCTATCAATTTAGGTTCTCGTGCTTATGTGCCCAGTATCGATGATCCCGAGTTGTCCGGTTTACTCATTCGTTCTCAGGAAATGAGCCGTTATGTTGAAAATGGGGTGTTGGATGTGGGTTTATGCGGACGGGACTGGGTGATGGAAAATGATTCCAACGTGCATGAAGTGTGCGAGCTGAAATATTCCAAGGCGACTCTAAACCCCATTCGCTGGGTGATAGCGGTGCCCAATGATTCCAAAATCAAATCCTCCAAAGATTTGGAGGGAAAACGCGTGGCGACCGAACTGGTGGGCTACACCAAACGCTATCTGAAAAAGCAGGGCGTCAAGGCCGAGGTGGAATTTTCCTGGGGGGCCACCGAGGTAAAACCTCCGCTATTGGCCGATGCGATTGTTGAACTCACTGAAACCGGATCTTCTCTTCGTGCAAATAATTTAAAAATTATCGAATCTATTTTAGAATCCGTTACCGTGCTGATTGCCAACAAAGAGGCTTGGAAAGATGGATGGAAACGTGAAAAAATCGAAAACATTGCCTTGATGTTGAACGGGGCCTTGATTGCCGAGACCAAGGTGGGTTTGAAGTTGAATGCCCCTCGAAAGAAATTAGATGAGATTGTCTCCAAACTCCCTGCGCTGCATACGCCCACAATCTCCGGGCAATCAGATAGCGAATGGGTGTCGGTTGAAATCATCCTCGACGAGAAAAAAGTGAGGGATATTATTCCTGTCCTCAAACGGGCCGGTGCGGAGGGGATTGTGGAGTATCCTTTGAATAAGGTCATTTATTGATGAAAAAAAGTCTCACTATTTTTTTGCTTTTGGCTTTACTTTTTTTTTCACCAACTCTCCATGCGGGATTGAAGGAAGCCTACGAGGCTTTTCAAAATAAAAATTATTCATCCGCTATGATGCAAGCCCAGCAAGGTGCTATCCCCGCCAACTTGCAGGATTACCCGCTTTGGATTTTGGGGAAGTCTGCCCTGGAACAAAAAGATTGGCCAGTCGCTCAAAAAAATCTGGAAAATCTCACTAAAAATCATCCTGCCAGTCTCTTTTGGCAGAGGGCAGTCGTTTCTTTGGGCCGTGTTTATTGGGAACAAAAACAAAGTCAAAAAGCCAAAGAATATCTTTCAACTCAATTGGGCAAGCTTACAAAAGATGCACGCGGTGAGGCCCTCTATTATTTAGGAAAGTCAGAAACTGAATTAGGTGAGAATGTGGCAGCTCAGGCCTATCTCAAAGAGGCGTACGTATCTTATCCTAATGCCTTGTCCTTTTTGAATGAAGATGTCTCTTTGCTCATCCCCGAGCTGACTGCCGAGGAGTACAAGCAGCGTGGCGATGCGTTATTTGAGGTAAAGAATTTCTTTGGTGCCGAGCGGGCGTATCAGAAAAGTTCTTTGACCGAGGCAAAAATAAAAAGAGGCCGCGCGCTTTATGCCCTCAAAAAATACAGCGAGGCCATTCCCTTATTAAACGAAGCGACGCAGGCAATGCTGGATGAAGAAAATGCCTTAGCCCTGATCGATTTAGGCCAGGCGAACGAAAAGTTGGGATTTAAATCGGAGGCGGATGCTATTTATCAGGAGATAGAAAAAAAATATCCGACAAGCCCCCAGGCGGCAGAAGCCTGTTATCGCCGGGCCAAACAGAATGGGGAAGCTGCAAGTTCAGAAGTTTTGAAATCTTGTGTGAGGAAGGGTTTTAAAAATGACTTGAGAGATAAATTGCTTTGGCAGGTGGCCTGGGCTTCCTACGAAAATAAGCAATATGGGCAGGCTCAAGAATTTTTGAAGGATTTACAAGAGGGCGCTTCTGATTTTCCCACTCAGGCTAAGGCTGCCTATTGGTATGCTCGAAGTTTTGAGAAGATGAATGAAAATAAAAAAGCCTCAGAGGCTTTTGTTCAAGCTTCGGAACTAGCTCCCTTCACCTACTATGGTTTTTTGGCCTTAAAGAAAGTTCAGAATCTGGGTAGCTTTCAAGTTGCCCCAAAAATGCCTGCAGGCTGGAAGCAGGGCTTGCTAAACAACTGGCCAGGCAACACTGAAAAAATTACTCGAAAAAATATACGTGTTCAAAAAATTGAAACCCTCTACGACAATGACATGGGGCGCTGGTTTCGGGATGAATTGAATTTTGCCATCGATGAAGCAAAAGCAAATCCTGAAGTGCTCAAAACTTTTTTGGCTCAATCCAAATCGTCTGCGGCCCCTTTTCTAAAGGTACTTATTGCCCAAAAATACTGGGACAATTTTAGGCCCCTCTTCGCAAGCCCCCGCGCTGCTGAAGATGCGCGCAATTCCCTTCAGTTTCCATTTCCCTTTAAAAAAGAGATAGAAAAGGCTGCTGGGGAATTTGCCTTGGAACCTCAATTGATTGTTGGGCTCATGCGTCAAGAATCTGCCTTTCAACCTTGGGTGACTTCTTCTGCCAATGCGCAAGGCCTGATGCAGTTGCTTCCTGCTACTGCGAGATCCCGTGCAAAGGCAGCCGGTTTTGTTTTGGGGAATTTGTTTAACCCCGCCGATAATATCCAGGCGGGTTCAGCGGAGCTCTCGGCTTTGCTGGTTCGTTTTTCAAACAATTGGGTTTATGCCATCGCCGGTTACAATGCAGGCCCAGGGCGCCCTCCCCAATGGGCAGCTCAGTTTCCTGGTTTGGATTCCGATGAATTTGTGGAAGAAATTCCTTTTTCGGAGACCAATCTTTATGTGAAATTGGTTCTGCGAAATTATTGGAGTTATAAGAATTTGTATTAATTCTCCTCTTTTTTTTCCTTCTGTTTTTTCCTTTGTTTTTTTAGGACAAAAAAACCCTATAAAATTTGGCTATTTTCTCTCTTTTTTGTTTTTCTTTACTATCCTCTATTGACACTTTCCTTTCCGGTGGTTTACTCTCCCAAATAGTGGGATAAAGTGGTAAAAAAGTCTTGTAATAAGGTCAAAATCAATTATGTTTCGCGGACGCTTCGAAAATACCATCGATGCCAAGGGGAGGACCTCGGTTCCTGCCAAGTTCCGTGAAGTGCTCTCCACGAATTACGACGACCGCTTGATTGTGACCAATTTTGATAATTGTTTGTGGGCCTATCCAGTGAAGGAATGGCAGGCGATCGAAGAAAAAGTGTCGGTCTTGCCGCAGTTTAAACCCGAAGTAAAGGCCCTGCAGCGGGTGTTTATTTCGGCTGCTCAGGAGTGTCTGGTAGATAAGCAAGGACGAATTTTGGTGCCCCCTTCGCTTCGAGATTATGCCGGAATCGAAAAAGACATTGTTTTTGTGGGGATGATCAGGCGTGTTGAAATCTGGTCGCACGAACGCTGGGTAAAAGAATTTGAGCGTTCTCAGCAACAAATAAGTGAATCGATGGAATCTTTAGCCAATTTAGGAATCTGACATGATGCAATTAAATGAATATGAAGATGTTGCGGTTCTCGATTTAAACGGTGATCTGGGCCCCGAAGAAGTTCGTGGCTTGGAGCAGGCTTTATTTTCATTGCTGCGAACTCATCACCGGAAAATGGTGCTTAATTTTAGTGAAGTGGATCACGTGCATTATCCCAGTGCAGAGGTTTTGATGGGAGCCGTGAGGAAAATGAAAAATTATCATGCCGATTTAAAATTTGCGGCCATGAGCGATTATACTCAGAAAATTTTTCGTTTTGTAGGGGCTCAAGAATCCGTTGAAAATTTTGAAACCGTTCCGGATGCCGTGATTTCGTTTAGTTCAAATTGGAGAACTTGGCATTAGTGCAACACATTCCTGTTCTTTTAAATGAAGTGATAGCAGGCCTTCAGGTTAAGCCCGCTGGAGTTTATGTGGATGGGACCTTGGGTGGAGCAGGGCATGCGGAAGCCATATTGAATGCCTTGTCTCAAGAAGGGAAATTGATTGGAATTGATCGCGATGCCTTTGCCCTCTCGTATGCCAAAAAACGCTTGGAGAGATTTGGGGAGCGTTTTTTGGCGTTACGGGGGATTTATCCAGAAATTCAGGATCTTTTAAAAAAAAATGGGTTTCAGAAAATTGATGGGATCTTGCTCGATTTGGGGTTTTCAAGTTTTCAGATTGACGAGGCCCGGCGTGGTTTCAGTTTTGTCAACGAGGGCCCCCTCGATATGCGCATGAATGAAGAAGAAGATACTTGGACCGCGGCAGATTATGTGAATGAAAGTTCCGAAGAGGAATTGAAGGAAATTTTTCAAAAGTTTGGGGAGGAACGGTTTGCAGGGCGAATTGCTAGAAATATTACTGAAGTTCGCTCTGCAAGGCCGTTTCAAACGACGAAAGATTTGGCACAAGTCATTGAACGCAGTGTCCCTGGCAAATTCAGGCATGGACGGACTCATCCGGCAACCAAGGTTTTTCAGGCTCTGAGAATTGCGGTGAATCGAGAGCTGGAGTGTTTGGATCAGTTTTTAAAACAGGACTTTTCATATTTGAATACAGGGGCTCGGGTTTTGATCATTAGTTTTCATTCGCTAGAAGATCGAAAGGTAAAATGGGCCTTTCGGGGTCGAGAGGATTTTAAGATTATTACCAAGAAGCCCTTAGAAGCGAGCGAGGAAGAACTTGTGATTAACCCGCGAGCACGAAGCGCAAAGCTAAGAATATTTGAAAAAAAATAAGGTGATTTATGTCCGTTGCCAGCTCCACATGGGGTGCTTCCCAACGTTTTCGAGTGAGGCCTACATCCGCGAAGGTGGAGCGAGTGAAGGGAGTTTTGTTTTACTACTTGCTTGCGTTAGTCTTTGTAGTTTTTTTCTGTTCCCTTTTCTACATCTGGTCCCGAATTCAAATCGTGAATTTGGGTTATTCCATTAATCGAGAAATCACTCTCAAAGAGCAATTGCAAGATGAGAATAAACGCTTGAGTTTGGAAGTTGCTTCTTTGAAATCCCCCATTCGATTGGAGAACATGGCAAAAAATGAATTGAAGATGGATTTACCCCAGAAGAGCCAGGTTCTTTCTGTTCAAGCGGTGAGTACAGAGTTCGCCAAGACTGAAGTGAATCCTGAAAAAGGCAAGTCTGTTACAGAATTGAGCAAGAAATCTGTCCCTGCCGCGGTAAAAAAAGTAACTGCCCAAAAGGGTGGTTTGTTGGCCAAAAACTCTTCCAAAATAAAATTAGAACCCAAGAAAATAGGCGTGGTTGCTAAAAAAGAATTGGCTCTAAAGAAAGTTTCCAAGCTTGCCAAAAGCTCAAAAGCAAAGGTTGCACAAAAAAATTCCAAGGTAAAATCGATAGAAAAGCCTGTTCTAGCTAGTCAGGCAAGCCATTCTAAAATTTCCTCAAAAAAGCTAAGTACTATTTCCGATAAGAAAACGCAAAAAATTGCGAGCATTGCGGGTATTTCCCCTCATCGCTAAAATTCATGAGGAGTTCTCCAAAGCGTTTTAATCCCCCCGTGTTTTCAGAAAAAAAAGTCCGACGCCGTATTTTGCTGGTGGCAATGGGCGCTTGTCTTTTTTTTGCTGTGATTGTGGGTAGAGCTTTCATCTTGCATTTGATGGACAATGCGAAGCTTTCAAAATTAGCGGAATCGCAGTATCAAAAAAAAATAACCTTGGTCTCCAAGCGGGGGAATATTTACGACTCTAAAGGGGAAGAGCTGGCCATCGATGTGAAAGTAGATTCGGTCTACGTTAACCCCAAGCAGGTTTCTGACACGAAGGAATTTGCCAAAA
This window contains:
- the lipA gene encoding lipoyl synthase, translating into MKPSWLRAKIPSGKNFHELKGLLRESGLHTVCEEAQCPNIGECWDRRSTTILILGDTCTRSCGFCAVKTGRPLVTDWDEPRRVAESVSKLGLRHIVITSVDRDDLPDGGAEIFAQTIEKVREKDPNLILEVLIPDFKGREESLQRVFEAGPNILNHNLETVSRLQKTVRPQANYERSLFVLQKAKAFGLINKSGIMLGLGESWEEILETLKDLREQTQCDILTVGQYLPPTQKHLPIDKYYTPEQFEEIGQYAKKLGFPHVASGPFVRSSYFAEQQFDQELFQKSPFPLRERLRERG
- a CDS encoding CPBP family intramembrane metalloprotease, which gives rise to MLLHFPKNLIYFVVPLGLYFLFASLLQKPFGLWGISLAQLGCLALPAYWGRQHLAEKQFKTPNIKDVLLTLLLTFFAIWLINILMSIQENFYPMPQALEQHFEKLMQMQSTSETIAKTIILTFTPAICEEMLFRGFLQPLWKKDLGQKGILLATFFFALCHGNFLYFHFYFLLGLFLAGLKEWKQNLWLCILAHLLNNLCTLFTVNPSP
- a CDS encoding ATP phosphoribosyltransferase; the protein is MSKPLKLGLPKGSLQESTFRLFKKAGWSINLGSRAYVPSIDDPELSGLLIRSQEMSRYVENGVLDVGLCGRDWVMENDSNVHEVCELKYSKATLNPIRWVIAVPNDSKIKSSKDLEGKRVATELVGYTKRYLKKQGVKAEVEFSWGATEVKPPLLADAIVELTETGSSLRANNLKIIESILESVTVLIANKEAWKDGWKREKIENIALMLNGALIAETKVGLKLNAPRKKLDEIVSKLPALHTPTISGQSDSEWVSVEIILDEKKVRDIIPVLKRAGAEGIVEYPLNKVIY
- a CDS encoding transglycosylase SLT domain-containing protein: MKKSLTIFLLLALLFFSPTLHAGLKEAYEAFQNKNYSSAMMQAQQGAIPANLQDYPLWILGKSALEQKDWPVAQKNLENLTKNHPASLFWQRAVVSLGRVYWEQKQSQKAKEYLSTQLGKLTKDARGEALYYLGKSETELGENVAAQAYLKEAYVSYPNALSFLNEDVSLLIPELTAEEYKQRGDALFEVKNFFGAERAYQKSSLTEAKIKRGRALYALKKYSEAIPLLNEATQAMLDEENALALIDLGQANEKLGFKSEADAIYQEIEKKYPTSPQAAEACYRRAKQNGEAASSEVLKSCVRKGFKNDLRDKLLWQVAWASYENKQYGQAQEFLKDLQEGASDFPTQAKAAYWYARSFEKMNENKKASEAFVQASELAPFTYYGFLALKKVQNLGSFQVAPKMPAGWKQGLLNNWPGNTEKITRKNIRVQKIETLYDNDMGRWFRDELNFAIDEAKANPEVLKTFLAQSKSSAAPFLKVLIAQKYWDNFRPLFASPRAAEDARNSLQFPFPFKKEIEKAAGEFALEPQLIVGLMRQESAFQPWVTSSANAQGLMQLLPATARSRAKAAGFVLGNLFNPADNIQAGSAELSALLVRFSNNWVYAIAGYNAGPGRPPQWAAQFPGLDSDEFVEEIPFSETNLYVKLVLRNYWSYKNLY
- the mraZ gene encoding division/cell wall cluster transcriptional repressor MraZ, which produces MFRGRFENTIDAKGRTSVPAKFREVLSTNYDDRLIVTNFDNCLWAYPVKEWQAIEEKVSVLPQFKPEVKALQRVFISAAQECLVDKQGRILVPPSLRDYAGIEKDIVFVGMIRRVEIWSHERWVKEFERSQQQISESMESLANLGI
- a CDS encoding STAS domain-containing protein; translated protein: MMQLNEYEDVAVLDLNGDLGPEEVRGLEQALFSLLRTHHRKMVLNFSEVDHVHYPSAEVLMGAVRKMKNYHADLKFAAMSDYTQKIFRFVGAQESVENFETVPDAVISFSSNWRTWH
- the rsmH gene encoding 16S rRNA (cytosine(1402)-N(4))-methyltransferase RsmH, whose translation is MALVQHIPVLLNEVIAGLQVKPAGVYVDGTLGGAGHAEAILNALSQEGKLIGIDRDAFALSYAKKRLERFGERFLALRGIYPEIQDLLKKNGFQKIDGILLDLGFSSFQIDEARRGFSFVNEGPLDMRMNEEEDTWTAADYVNESSEEELKEIFQKFGEERFAGRIARNITEVRSARPFQTTKDLAQVIERSVPGKFRHGRTHPATKVFQALRIAVNRELECLDQFLKQDFSYLNTGARVLIISFHSLEDRKVKWAFRGREDFKIITKKPLEASEEELVINPRARSAKLRIFEKK
- the ftsL gene encoding cell division protein FtsL, whose translation is MSVASSTWGASQRFRVRPTSAKVERVKGVLFYYLLALVFVVFFCSLFYIWSRIQIVNLGYSINREITLKEQLQDENKRLSLEVASLKSPIRLENMAKNELKMDLPQKSQVLSVQAVSTEFAKTEVNPEKGKSVTELSKKSVPAAVKKVTAQKGGLLAKNSSKIKLEPKKIGVVAKKELALKKVSKLAKSSKAKVAQKNSKVKSIEKPVLASQASHSKISSKKLSTISDKKTQKIASIAGISPHR